The Choristoneura fumiferana chromosome Z, NRCan_CFum_1, whole genome shotgun sequence DNA window attttttttgttcgttacctcagaactccgtcatttatgaaccgattttaatttttttcttcattcgtcTAGAAATACCTTCAATTACGTCCAGttagcaccaaatcaggatctgatgattggatcctaaggaaatcgagggaactcttcaaatgttatagggacacctatggatatatttagaagtaactcgtgcatttttttatatatattttaattcgcAATCTGTCCCTTCGGGACATTCGGCAGAAGTTAAAGTGCGTGTATATTGTCCTGGTCGGTGCGCGTCCAGTGACGGGCCCGTATCTAATGTATGTatctcgtgcatttgctcttgaaaatgatcatttggtgaagtggaactgatgatgaagaccacatttgaccaacggagcgactactcaataatagtaagtacttcacgggttgaatttcaattactttaacacagttgctaagcaatttaagctcgtCGATATGGtcaaatggaacgggtggtgaagaaTCAGGACACCTCAATAATGATcatctctgcatcggaaaaagcaagtGACGTGCAGTTGGcaactattgtatcttaaatcttttatactaaaaagcgtgaaaaatatatataacaaaatatttaaccggctacaaaaaccttgaaaataattttcttccagTCTGAAgccggtgcctcagcacgagcctgcAGGAGTGATTGATGCccaatatacttatatatttagtaggtaggtgaggtagacgactataggtccactcctgctggctcgtgctgaggcaccgacttcagactggtagaaaattattttcatgtttttttgtagtcggttaaattttttgttgcgtataatttttattttattttactgggCTCAAACAATAAAACCTTAACTCGACTAGTCTGTAAGTAAAGTAACTGACCTGATACCGTACACAATAGGATTGTATACAGCATTAGCTTTGGCAAAGAGTGATCCCCAGATGGTAGCGAGGGGACTGATGTTCGCGCTTTCGAACACGCCAGCATAGTTGATTACAAGGTACGGGGTCCATGCCATGAACCACAGAGAGATAGTCATCAAAGCAACCTGAAACGTAATGCGTAGATATTCATAGTAATAGATAATAGATGTCTATAGACATAATGTACACTTTCATAAAATTATCTTGCTATTTATGGCTTAGTTACCTTAGCCAGTTTACATTCGGCACTCGTGTTCGCATTTTCAGACGACCTGAGTGACGCGACGTTCATCTTCTTAGCCTGTTCCCTCATTCCCTTCTCGTGAGCTGCCACAGCCTAGAACAATCAAGTGAATTAAATCACCGtagtttaaaacaaacaaatataagtACTCGATTTATCTCAAACATTACAAGGTCGTCTACGAACCTGGACGATGAAGAAGTAAGAATATATGATGAGCAGAAGCGGCATGAAGTAGACGAAGACGGAGTAGATGAGGATGTAGCTGCGGCTGACCCAATCCTTGTTAAGGTAGTCGGTTCCGCAAGCGGTCATGTTACCCTCGGGTACATATCTGCAAAAATATTTGCGCATTCAGAGCTGCCGCAGAAtaatgttgaaaaataaaagatatgaCCCCATGTAGTTTCTAGTATAGTATACCACATAGTAGATACCAACCCTATCTATATAGCTGAGCTAAAGAGCTGGTTTTCATTAGGTCGGGCCGGCAGTGTTACCGTTAGCCGACTGCGGGTATTGCTGTTCACACTTTAAACTGCCGGTTCAACCTGAACGCCGCCATAGAAAGTTAGGATGCCAATATTATTTCAGATGCGACTGAAATTGTGGCTCAAGCAATAAATGTATCATCGCTGAAAGTTTTGTCGGGTGGCTAACGTGAATGTGAATGctattaaattacatattattctAATAGGTATGCATCCGACTTCTTCGTCGCTGTCTTTGTAAACTAATATCTACGTATATTAGCTGGTTGATACGTATCAACCAGCTCTTAagttatctaataaaaaaatatactggcCTGTTCCAGCCAAAGAACGGCGCAAGAGTCCAGGCCAAAGAGAAAGCCCAGATGCCGAGGATTCGCAGCAGTGCTCCGTTGTTAGTCATGGGTTTGGCAGCGATACCCTTTACGATGACGTTGTAGCGGTCAAAGGCGATCATGGTCATAGTCCAGATGGAAGCGCAGCCGAATAGCGAGCCGGCGCATGCGTACAACTCACATGCTAGAGGACCTAAGCAGAATTTACTAAAGGTTACTTCACTACTCATTGATcatgttaaaattttatatgtagGCACCTAAAGGCAATCGGACTTACCCCATACCCACGTTTCATTATAACAGTTCACTACCATAGCCGGGGACATGCAGCACATCATCAGGAAATCCGAAAACGCTAAGTTCACGACTAACAAGTTGGATGGTGTTTTCAGGCTCTGTGGACAAGTTATGAGTGAAACTCAATATTCCGATagggtaggtaaggtacctacgaaatgaatatttttgatcaagttTTAAATACATGTTAGGCGGTAGTGCAATAATAGGCTACCCAACGAAGAAAAATCAGGAgaaaaaactcgtgtataaGCGAATTTTGGGCATAGTTGTACGGAATGATGTTTTAAACAACATACTAAGAGTACTGATGGGTGGGAGTGAAGctaaagtagcctatatgttaattcAGGGCATTTATTAGAGCTTATCTAGGCTAAGATGACGCGCCCCTCCACCGAATCAGTTCATTTAGATGTGTGCGTGCAATGCAAATATTAATTACGATTCTTCATTtgtcggaaaaagcaatttttcgtaaaaggtgacgagcagttgacatgaaactattctatcttagatcttttacactaaaacgcgtgaaaaaaaatattttataacaaaaatagaaccgactacaaaaaaccatgaaaataattttctaccagtctgaaatcGATGCTTCagccagcacgagccagcaggagtgattgaagcccaatacagttgtaggtgaggtagacgattattgggtccactcctgctggctcgtgctgaggcaccgacttcagactggttgaaaattattttcatggttttttttttgtagtcggttataatttttgctataaaagaattccgtataagTACTGCCTCTacatttggaataaatatttgtcaatttgaatgaatttgtaacaaatatatttatgtttaggtacttaaaagaaattttaataaaatcacattaaaagGTTTAccaacatttataataaattatacttacgTTTCTtattcaacctttttaatggcccaaagatgaggctttttgtagtattaaaaaataagtaggtatgacATTAATCTATTGGGGTGTAGTTATTAtacgacctggacaatgctcgaccaattttgtacgacctgataattcaatcacatgtcacttggaacacgggtcgagctttatcacccttgtaccgataatgttcaaggtgctattggacaacctgattttgtacgacctaataatcggaacacacttttgacagcaagcaatcgattcgcacgattgatcatgtttttcgtgtacaccgaatgttaataaatttagtagaaaataacttaatttggtcacaattggacctaacgCAAgctaacacaaatctatggtcattcgattcgattggattccgattataacgacATACAATAACAGGTCGACCATTAACAGGCCGaacaaaaatttggacaccctcataatgcacgacctaatattgtacaacttgataattctaatccaaaatgagttcgtattatcagtacagtacagtgatggctgagcagtaggtatagggtcgagcattaGGTACTGGTCCCCGACTATTGTATCtgagatcttttacactaaaaagggtgaaaaaaaaatttataacaaaaaatagaaccgactacaaaaaaacatgaaaatatttctctaccagtctgaagtcggtgcctcagcatgagccagcaggagtgattgaagtccaatatacctactcgtatagttgtcggtgaggtagacgattataggtccacttctgctggctcgttctgaggcaccgacttcagactggtagaaaattattttcataattttcctagtcggttctatttttcgttatattttttttattgaccatCTTCTTCCCTCATCCAtcattttcttctttctttatctcgtgaaatattgatctcagagaaaaaatgtatagatttttttttttgcaaaacttTATGTAGATTTAGTACTTatctttaaaaacattttttgctgtgggcCAGCGTTTACGAGTTAATTATTTACGAAAACCTTTACACCCCAAAACCCGTTAGCTCCACCCACATtcatcattactttttgtatgTGGTTTAAAACATCATTCCGTACAGCTATGCCAAAATTAGCTTATACACGACACGAGTTTTTTCCCCTGAGgggcagtttttggtcttctaAAGTGAAGCCGAACCTTAGTTGACGAAAATATGTAGATAACCATTCCATTGCCAGTGATTGATATGAAGCCGAGTACGCCGATGGTGAAACCCAACAGACCATGCCATAATGGATTCATTGGAGGGAATTGGTACCTGAAAACATGGATTTCATGAAGTTAATAAAAATTGGGTGATATGATGGTCCGTGAAAAGGTTGATCGTGTCGTACCAGTGTGGGTCGACCATGTGCAGCATTTCAGGTAGCACCTTGTCGACGACCGTCTGGTTGGCGGCGCCGTAGGCGGCCACCTGCCCGCCCCACGCCTGGAGCGCGGCGATGCCTGGCCCAGGGTCCAAACTCGCAAACGCCATCTTATTATGCTATCCGTTAAGCGAATAACCTAAGAACGCTATTGttttagctaaaaaaaaatatgtacacattTGATTAGAAAGTAAGAGAATGCCCTAGAAAAGATACCTACGGGTAAAAACCTGCCAGTGCGTGTGCTTATAAGGTTCAGTTTTAATGTACGGCAAATAACCAATATAAACTCGACTCGAGTCGACTAAAATGTTAGGGTAAGTAATATTTCTTTACAAGATAATGTGAAATACTTAATTGGTAGATACATTATCTTATAAAGCCTGCATAGCCGTGATtgatttcctttttgtacagtcaagggcaaagatatcgacacggccaaagttgcaaaaatgtgtatacacgactttatgcactaaacattaaggccgtgtacacatatttttgcaactttggccgtgtcgatatctttgcccttgactggtAGGTACACCTGATACAACTcatatagcattgatagtccctgagcaaagccgcggacggacagacagatagacagacagtcacacagacatggcgaaactataagggttccgtttttaccattttggctccgaaaccctaaaaaaggttaCAGCTCCATAAATTCACGTTCTACTTGTATTATAATGgcaaaaaagcaaaaaaataaaatagacgcGACAGTAATTTTCAACTTACCTATAAAATTGAGGGAAAATCCTTACGAGTTGGCTACCACCAAAATACTGAAGAAAATCGCTGCACGAACTACTCCAGTCTTAAGTGTAGAATAACCAAACCCGTGCCAGGGTGGCCTGGGCTGCAGTGTGGAGGCTACTCGCTGCTGCTGGCTGCGCGCACTCCTTATAAACGCACCTCGGATTATCAGAAGCGTCATGCACAAAGtcgattttcataatttaatatAGTTTTCTAAGGCGAACGCACACATTCATGAGACATCTTTCCACAGGGATGGCTTCATCGTTGAGTTGGTAATTACTATTTACACCGGTATTTCCTGTAACAGGACAggaccaataaataaaaataaaggcaAGTAGCTTCCAagtgcttttaatttaattcgcattaaaatatgaaaacgctaaaacaaaaacgaagatctaacctaaccaaatttGCCGCCAAAATTGTATCGTCGCGCGCGCCGCACCGGGTCAGTGTGTTACCATGcgatttttgataaaacaagATTCTGTAATCATGCAAAGTTTAATCGCAACACCGCACACCGAAGCTGTATCCGCTGCTCCGTTGGCGACCTGTTATGAATTCCTTTATCACTGAAAATTTTAACCCTGTCGTGTTCAGCATTTGCCTTATCAAAAAATAAGTCTTTATGAGAGTAGTGCAGGccccctgcgacagggttccaaCGTGTGTCGCGTCCGAGCTTTCCGCGGTTTAGGTATTTAGCAATCttagaattattaaattatgatcACATTGTACAAATTTTAGAGActccttaactcaaaaaatctttttaatttaagattagaagctaaggttaatcaagttaattatgcaatttttttattgaaataaacagttacttttttttaactatcctACATCCTTCCCAGAATCTCAAACTGTctccgtatcaaatttcatctaaatcggttcagtgaggtttaagcgtgaagagctttcgcatttataaaattattagggATAAGGAAACGAAGGATTCAATTCATGCCATGATTACAATTTTTACCCCCCGACgcaaaggggtgttataagtttgaccgttatgtgtgtctgtgtgtctgtctgtggcaccatagctctaaAACAGGTGGAcctatttgaaagcaagtttcctAGCGACagttttagacatgttttattaaaatcggttcagccgtttttgagatattgaactttgaagtgacgatgtcgggggttttccaactttatgttggttaggtcGTTAGGTTATCCATTGAGTGTTAAATGATTTGCGTCGAACAGTAGATAATGCACAactgagtaggtacctaatataatcCCTCCCTGACATTTTATTGCTTTACTCTTCTAATATAGTTATGAAAGAACTAAGACGCATGAGGACGAGCACTAACTGGATTACTTAACTAAGTATGTACCTGTACGGTAAGACAAGGGTTCTTTCGTAGATGCATTCATTACATTCCCACCTATCTACTGCACATTCCTTGAATTGTCATTCAATCGAAGATACATTACAGATAAAACCACATTCGtgtttaaggacccctattatgatacagttgcataaataactattatctacatgcatatcataacttccctattatatgttcaaaaacgactatcaaatggcctttattatgaaacctggtatctgcgggtgcatcttaatgttcacattaaagtacctacagtgcatcttaatgtttacattaaagtctcggtaatactttttttaacaatgcatatctgtaaatattgtagaaaacttatgacatgcatgtagataataattattattcagtcaaagtcaaagtcaaaatacaggccatatctgaacatattatagaaaacttatgatatgcatgtagataaagttatgtatgcggctatacataattaggcattaaaacactcgtgtgatcttattatgaaactcgccttcggctcgtttcataaaaccacactcgtacctactttaatgcctctcattatgcaccagccacataaataactattaaactaTGCAGCATAATTAGGTACTATAGAACATTCAACACGCTTAATACTAAGTATAACTTCACCTGTAACCATGTATTGTATGTACGTATCTACAGGGTGAGGCGTGAATATATAATGAAAGTGAAAATTGTTttatagtttataatattatattatatatatgtaatCGATAATAGataaagaacaaacaaaaaatattttcagttacTCATTtcttaaacattatttattttaaatggcCTCCATCCTGATTGAGCATGTGGCGTTTTTGTAGTTTTATAGGTAGAAAATTTATTAGCAAACCCCTCACCGGTccaacagggctactacgaaactcgaaattcgaagttcgtgtcgtgcggtccctcacgctctcgtattaaatagtgtaagtgtcagagggacagcacgacaagaacttcgagtttcgagtttcgtagtagcccagctgtacGCATCGTCTTAGCTCGTGAGATGCCTTGAATTACTTGTGTCACTGACTTGTGtaatgaatgagggctatcgcgtatgaattcgccgctataGGCGCTAGTGttgcgtgaggtctccgaaatgtcaaatctcatagtttttgggtgagctacgcgggtttatttataattagaatatttttgtgaatattttgcaatatctgaaattaattatggcaaatatgcgttccggggcaatgaatgtctgtgttttgacttttgagacagttttgtctttcggaaacctttgtcctcccttttttccgaacaaaacggggactatgcaacaatgtggcatgctcgatatttttatggtacggttttaaggtgtattaaatatgattttaatctaaactttgttttcacgcccgtaataacagactttgaaagccatacttaaaaacctcacgcaagagtgcgccatctagtgagacaaaaaacgatccTGTTGAGGGGTTTAGTTTTTAGACTTCTTGTTTACAAGATCCCCATAAAAATAAGTCGGGAACAGTAAGATCCGGCGACCTTGGAGGCCAACAGTGAGTGTGTAGCGTTTCTTGAAATTAGTTTATCTCCGAATTTCTCGCGGAGCTTTGCTATGACTGGTCTTTCAATGAGACTGGTCGCACCATCTTGTTGAAACCATacagcacggctactacgaaactcgaaactcgaagttcgtgtcgtgcggtccctctgacacttacctatactatttaatacgagagtgagagggtcgttacgatacgaacttcgagtttcaagtttcgtagtagccctgctgaactaAAGGTATGCGTTTTGGgcgtaattttgaaaaaaaaagtatttcacCATTTCCAAATAGCGAGCACCGGTAACTGTCACCGTAGTACCTACTGGCCGACAACGCAGGATGACGAAACTGCATACCACACCGTGACACGTTAACAACACGATAATCATGTCACTAGCAGTAGGCTCGCGATGGTAAGTTTAGGGTAGGACCGTGCCATGTTCATAAACACTTTTATAATCCTTAGAATAAGTCCAACGACTTGGTGGTTTCAAAGGGTCTAGCAGGCTAAGCGAACTAGAAGTGCCCCCAACGACGGATCTGGTCATTCTTTCAGGTGATGTACTGGCAAGTCCTAAGACACTATGCTTAATATCAGTCCTCGATCTCCTTTTTGTTTTCGAGTTTTTCAggataatgtaaatattttacatgGGTCAGGAACGGACCAGGAGAATACAGACAGTTCAATGTTGTTTGGCCGGTTTTCTTGACATTTACGACAGTATTTAATGTACTCTTCAATATCATCGTCAATTGATGGCCACCATACGTTAAAACGTGCAAGTGCTTTAATTGCACAAGTTCCAGGGTGCCCTGTATGCAGATATTTCAAAGTAGCCTTCCTGAGTGTATTCGGTATGATTATTCGACCTTGCCACATCAAAATCTCACTTTCGCTGGATAATTCGGTGCGTTTCCGAGCATAAGGTTTTAAGATGTCTGCATAAGATAAGAATGTTCCCGCCAACCTGTCTTAATGTTCtccgatatttgtttgaaaatcGGATCATTTCTTGACGCATTCCGTATTACTTCTTCTGTCAACGCTATATCTGAGACACTGTCTGTTGTAGTTGAGAAACTATTTTGTGTACTgttcaaagagtataagtacctatgtaggaaTAATTCTGCACGGGAAGGTCTCTCATCAGGGTTGGGTATCCGGGAAAGGTAGTCAGCCATAAAATTCAGTTGTCCTTTTCTGAAGACGATGTCATAGTCATAGCTACCAATGATCAAAGCCCACCGTATCAATCGATTATTAACAAGTTTCGGTAAATTGCGTTGCGAGCCTAAAAGGTGAATAGAAGGTATGTGATCAGTGACTACTTGACTAGTGTGAATTTTGTGCCACGTAAGTATTGGTCAAACTTTTGGATGCCAAAAAATATTGCTAAAGCTTCTCGGTCAACAACTGAATATTTAGTTTCCGCTGATCTCAGTTTTCTTGATGCAAATACTATTGGTTGAATTTGGCAATTTGCTTTATGAAATAATACGGCACCTACCCCCTTTTCTGAAGCGTCACATGCTAAGAACAACGGACGCTTCTCATCAAAAGCCACAAGTGGTTTTGATTTACTAATGAGATTTTTTGCATTTTCAAACGCTGTATTTTCTTTGTCTGTCCATCGCCACTTCTGGCGGGTGCCAGTCAATGCATGCAGATCAGCACAGAAGCTGTGCAAGTGAGGTAtgaatttttcataaaaatttacgaGGCCAAGGAATGATCGTAGTTCTTGAGCGTTAGTAGGCGGTGTCGCTTTTGTTATTGCTTCTTGTATCTTGGAATTGGTCGGCCGTATTCCGTCCTTACTGATTTTATGTCCCAGGTATTCGATATCTGTTTGGAAGAATGAACGTTTTGTTAAATTGacttttaatctgtcatctcccaggataacaggatcgaaggaatttgggcacaaatttgtgttTGTCAAATACCATAACAAGTGTTTCGAgatgttcatttttttattattttaattaatcctCGTCGCCAATgaaatatgtaaatatgtaattttcTAAGCCgtttttatgaaatattataattaaaaatagctgtGTTGGTTTCTTGTGATCGTGGTATGCCGGGACATTCGTTTTTCAGCATCAGGGCTAGTAAAATAATTTCAGAGTACTGCGATTTGTCTACTTAACTAAGTTGTACTGTTGtaacttttaaacaataaagCTGTTTTCCAATACTGCTGAGTGTTTCTGCATTCAAACTCCTTACTTCTGAGTGTTGAACCAGTACGGTTCACAAATATATTACCATCTtcagaataaatatatttttattgttaggCCATAAGCAACAATGACAATGTCAAAACCATAGAGCAGtagtatacagggtggcccatttatatcggtcagtatgggaaagtctgaaactatacgacatacgaaaatttcttcttaggaaccatgacatcgattttaataacaagaaaaactgcattcatgcattttaaaaaaaacctgtactcagctcgggaatcgaacccggttgttttgaaaaaaaaaaacttcgaacacctactaaaataaattaaagtatgtgaaaacaatgc harbors:
- the LOC141428225 gene encoding opsin-1 codes for the protein MAFASLDPGPGIAALQAWGGQVAAYGAANQTVVDKVLPEMLHMVDPHWYQFPPMNPLWHGLLGFTIGVLGFISITGNGMVIYIFSSTKSLKTPSNLLVVNLAFSDFLMMCCMSPAMVVNCYNETWVWGPLACELYACAGSLFGCASIWTMTMIAFDRYNVIVKGIAAKPMTNNGALLRILGIWAFSLAWTLAPFFGWNRYVPEGNMTACGTDYLNKDWVSRSYILIYSVFVYFMPLLLIIYSYFFIVQAVAAHEKGMREQAKKMNVASLRSSENANTSAECKLAKVALMTISLWFMAWTPYLVINYAGVFESANISPLATIWGSLFAKANAVYNPIVYGISHPKYRAELYKKFPSLSCESSPEDTGSAASGATAVSEEKPAA